In Myxococcus stipitatus, the following are encoded in one genomic region:
- a CDS encoding PaaI family thioesterase: protein MERCSLFYTDIVPHNHALGLKLLDIGPAEAVVELPYADFLVGNPETGVIAGGAVTTLIDAACGSAVILRFGRFLPLVTLDLRIDYLRPARPGASLTAVAECYRATRQVAFVRALVHQGDKSNPVASAQGTFMRLEE from the coding sequence ATGGAACGCTGCTCCCTGTTCTACACGGACATCGTTCCCCACAACCACGCGCTGGGACTGAAGCTGCTGGACATCGGGCCCGCGGAGGCCGTCGTCGAGCTGCCCTACGCGGACTTCCTCGTCGGCAACCCGGAGACGGGCGTCATCGCCGGCGGCGCGGTGACGACGCTCATCGACGCGGCGTGTGGCTCCGCCGTCATCCTCCGGTTCGGCCGCTTCCTGCCCCTGGTGACGTTGGACTTGCGCATCGACTACCTCCGCCCCGCCCGCCCCGGCGCCTCGCTCACCGCCGTGGCCGAGTGCTACCGCGCCACGCGCCAGGTCGCCTTCGTCCGCGCACTCGTGCATCAGGGTGACAAGAGCAATCCGGTGGCCTCTGCGCAGGGCACCTTCATGCGGCTGGAGGAGTGA
- a CDS encoding PaaI family thioesterase, with translation MSDTQSSPTLAELVLQVRKSREYGRLTDAIPYARFMGIGVEHLAGEMLCRMTYTPKLIGNSFLPALHGGTLGALLECSAIFELLLQTETQRVPKVISLTVDFLRSGKAQDTFARAFITRQGRRVANVRVEAWQDDRTRPIASANALFLLAEP, from the coding sequence ATGAGTGACACGCAATCTTCTCCCACGCTCGCCGAGCTGGTCCTCCAGGTGCGCAAGTCGCGCGAGTACGGCCGCCTCACCGACGCCATCCCCTACGCGCGCTTCATGGGCATTGGCGTGGAGCACCTGGCCGGGGAGATGCTCTGCCGGATGACGTACACGCCCAAGCTCATCGGCAACAGCTTCCTGCCCGCGCTGCACGGCGGCACGCTGGGCGCGCTGCTGGAGTGCTCCGCCATCTTCGAGCTCCTGCTCCAGACGGAGACCCAGCGCGTCCCCAAGGTCATCTCCCTGACGGTGGACTTCCTGCGCTCCGGCAAGGCCCAGGACACCTTCGCGCGCGCCTTCATCACGCGCCAGGGACGTCGCGTGGCCAACGTCCGCGTCGAGGCCTGGCAGGACGACCGCACCCGCCCCATCGCCAGCGCGAACGCCCTGTTCCTGCTCGCGGAGCCCTGA
- a CDS encoding DUF4142 domain-containing protein: protein MMRWNGWMLAGVVFLGGAAVAQDTQNSTAPQNGTGDSQGMIRSGEADAIDQGEDLRKQAREDQPATGGSGEPDAQAQKWMKEGLLPIPTDEKSFLEILHSGNQMEVQMGQLAQKNGASQDVKDFGVRMQREHGKADEKLMAYAKKKGFQLGEPQATTPLAKAMGNTEHALMEELQLRRGPAFDRGYLAVMVGDHDSDIAMVMAGQQQFASNTELKGMLDETLTMMKQHRQSAYRLLGQETPRQARQSPRGGR, encoded by the coding sequence ATGATGCGATGGAACGGTTGGATGCTGGCCGGCGTGGTCTTTCTGGGCGGCGCGGCGGTGGCGCAGGACACGCAGAACTCCACGGCGCCGCAGAACGGCACCGGCGACAGCCAGGGCATGATTCGCTCGGGAGAGGCGGACGCCATCGACCAGGGCGAGGACCTGCGCAAGCAAGCCCGCGAGGACCAGCCCGCGACGGGCGGCTCGGGTGAGCCCGACGCGCAGGCCCAGAAGTGGATGAAGGAGGGCCTGCTGCCCATCCCCACCGATGAGAAGTCCTTCCTGGAGATACTGCACAGCGGGAACCAGATGGAGGTTCAGATGGGGCAGCTCGCGCAGAAGAACGGCGCGTCCCAGGACGTGAAGGACTTCGGCGTCCGCATGCAGCGCGAGCACGGCAAGGCGGATGAGAAGCTGATGGCGTACGCGAAGAAGAAGGGCTTCCAGCTCGGTGAGCCCCAGGCGACGACGCCGCTCGCCAAGGCCATGGGCAACACGGAGCACGCCCTCATGGAGGAGCTCCAGCTGCGCCGCGGCCCCGCGTTCGACCGGGGCTACCTGGCCGTCATGGTCGGTGACCATGACTCCGACATCGCCATGGTGATGGCCGGGCAGCAGCAGTTCGCCAGCAACACCGAGCTGAAGGGGATGCTCGACGAGACGCTGACCATGATGAAGCAGCACCGTCAGAGCGCGTACCGGCTGCTGGGCCAGGAGACTCCGCGCCAGGCCCGCCAGAGCCCTCGCGGCGGGCGCTGA